DNA from Cheilinus undulatus linkage group 20, ASM1832078v1, whole genome shotgun sequence:
CCATTTCTAATAGTTAGGAGTGGTGTCTGCCCATGCTTGTAAAATACGCAGAAACAGAACAgtgcacacagaaacaagctAGCATTTAAGACATCGAGCGGCTTTAAACCAAGGTAAAACAGGTGGTAAATCTGGTACGAGTAGCTTTAACCAGCAAATACACAGTCACAAATTCACATCTGCTAAAGCTCAATGCTAACGCCATCGAACGTTAGCTAACAAGGTAAGCTAAGTTACCTGCTATAGAAGCTACAAGTAGCCATGCTAAGTGAGTTAGCTTGATCAGTGCGCAGTAATGTGACATTTAATAAACATATACACAGCCCACATTTTTGCATGCATTCGCAGTCTGAAAATTAAAACCTTTAGAAACATTCTCACGTTTTCCCTTTCAGATACTCACCTCAAGAATCACATATGAAGAATAGCTAGCGTGCTAGCTAGCTTTGCTAAAGTGCTTCAGTgcgatttttttttagctttttgagGCATTCGTCGAGGCTACAGGAACAGCGACGCCTGAGCGGATAGTCAAGTAAGTGGCAGATGATGAAAATTCACACGTAATAAGCTACTGGTTTGTTTATAAGTACTAACGTTGTAATAGTGTAAACCTTAATGTGCAGAAGAATTTAAATTTCAAAGCGCTGTGGAGTCAGTCGGTTGACGGGCGGCCATTTTGCTGCTCAGCATGAAGCGTCTCCAATGGCCAGCCTGTGGCAGCTGCGTGGAAGCCCTCTGACTGGTTGTTTCATACCGGAGGGAtgcataaaacacacaatttgaCCTTCAAAAACTTTTGGCAATCACCATTTGCACATCTGCGTATGCTTCGTAACTTTACAGCCTTCCCAAGCGCATTATGTCAGCAAGACACTTGAAGTCAGCAACAGAAAACGGTTAAACCTTGTGGACGGATTTGAAATTCACAATTACTTTCTTTCGATAGCATGGGTCCAAAAAAGAGAGgagcaagaaaaaggaaaaacgaGGAGGCTTTGGAAGACGACAGGGAGGAAGAGGACACAAAtgagagaggagaaaggaggaggaaggagcGTGGAAATAAGAAATACATTGGAGCTCATGTTGGCATTTCAGGTAGGGGCATTATTTTGAGCTCATCTCCATCTAGGAGATATGTGTTTGGtagaatatttctttgttttatctgcGCATCTTAGCAAtaaagcttgtttatttccccttttaaatgttgccacatttgtaaggaacatgcatttgtgggatgagcagcagagctgagtatgtgggttgcacccctTAAAgatgtgccagatcttctctgcaaaTGCCAAACTGTTTATTTTGCAGTTGCTATTGATAAGAGAAACCCATATGGGTACTCTGcccaaacaatgccagcaagcgGCAACCCCCGGTCCtggaaaatgaagccaatgcagaagtgcaaataATTGCAATAGAGCAAGTGTCCACATGAGGCTGGTCAgtttttacactggaaataaaatggtttacagcctggttcaaaaacccAAACGTCTCTCATTAGCTATTTGTCTtaatgtgctctcactgtaggGGGGTGAATTTATTTGTACcccaatggtttagattatatttaggaaaaacctcactgcagacTGATTGGCGCATTTCATTTGATtaacagatagctcgacaggcagaagctagtTCTAGTTCAGCCAAAAGACACAGAGCTCTTCTTTGACACTCTTTTGTCATTTGAGAATAACAAAACATGCCATAAATTATGGCTTTCTAGTTgtgcacaaaacacaacaaaatagCTTTTAATTGCATTGTTACTGCTGTTTTCTAATCTACCGACATTTGATCTAAGGGCTTGTTTTCAGTCGCAGCGCAGTCACTTTGGAGCGTGGGAAGTGACGTTGCAATGCTGTTATCAATAGCCTACAATTGCTGGCTGGAGGAACTTTTAGAGGCTTCTGTTACCAAAAGTTAAGGGTGCTGTTGGTAAAActgcctcttttctttttctcgaGGTGGAATATGGAACGCAGTGGAGTCCTGCACAGACATGGGCGGCAGCAGCTTTGCCCTGTTTCTGGGCTCCCAGCGCTCGTGGAAGAGACCTGCATTGGACCAGACAGCTGCATCCAAGTTTCAGGAGCAATGCTCCCTTCAGGGGTATGACCCAGCTCACATCCTGCCTCATGGGTCTTACCTGATGAACTGTGGATCTCCTAAAGAGGGTTTGTAAGACACTGATTGATGACTTCTTTACATTCTGGCTTTTCTCCAGCGCTAACTTGCCTGACCTTGTTTTACATTGGTTATTTATTCTTCAGAATCAGAAGAAACAGAATCAGTTTTATTGGCCAAGTACGCTTATGTAACAAGGAATTTGACACCAGCTATCTTTGCTCTCAATACAGAGATTATATattaaatataacattttttttttcttaaagatttAGATATGTTCAAGCTCTTgccagttatttttttttctacaagtccatgtgcattgatagtatggttgcaagatgtgcaaagggtgcaaaaGTGCcaactagacatgatcagaagtataaaatatgcaaggatATGGAAATATTTACATAAGGTGGATAAGATGAATTAAGACAGTTTAaattaattagtgcaaatgcgcatatgaggtgaggctttataccacagtgagctttcttacagtatttgaccacaataaatacattatttaattcaaacatgcatatgaggtgatgcattttaccacagtgagtttCCTCGCAGTATTTGAGTACAGTAAATTTATTAATTAGTTCAAATATGCAGGTGatgtgaggcattttaccacagtgagctttcttacaggaTTGGAACTACAGTAAATAGATTAACTGTGACAAACCTGCTATAAGgtaaggcattttaccacagtgagttttttttacagtaatcaATTACAGTAAATAGATTAATTAGCGCAAACATGCAtttgaggtgaggcattttaccatagtgagctttcttacaggaTTGAAGCTAGAGTAAAGCTGTGAGAGACGGTGCAGGATATTTTACATCAAGCAGGGCTAAGGTTCTCGTTATTTAGTGTTCCATTTCCTGACgttaaaactgttttcttttgacAAGCTGCTCTGGTTTGTGTACCATTTTGCATCCAGATGTGTTTGAGAAGAGCCAGGCTCTGCTGGTGGATGAGCTCAGCCGCTGCAGCCTCCTTGGACTCAGCCTGTACAACTTCCACCCGGGCTCCTCCCTGGGCTCCATCACCACTGAGCAATGTATTGACAAGATAGCAGGAGCCATTAACCACGCTCACCAGCAAACACCTGCTGTGGTTACAGGTGGGGATGGactaaataatgaaaataccCAGCACTATGCAGTAGTCTTGTAGTAAAGCCTAGCCTGATTAAGTTCATAATGCTAACTGCTGGTGGGGAAAGGACTTTCAGAAGTCCCAGTTAAATGCAGAGGTtgtttaaattgtttatttatagtgctgaaaatatttctttgaatGCATTTGCTTCTGTAATGGAAGTAAACTTGTTTGAAAATAATACAGTCTTTATTGTTTCAAAAAACAACTGCACCAGAAAGTACTAGGACTGAAAATCTTATATATagctttatatatttttgtgtaatatAGACTGTGTGCAGAAGTATGCTTGCAgtttttgataattaaaaacaagaaaagaaagaaattacccaatattGAGGGTCTAGGACTTTAACTTTGGGTGTCATGATATTGAAAATATTGACAGGAgaggagggccaactgaacctgggggcggggctatcTCCCCACTTGACATCATGAAAGGagaatctgagaacggcttgtttcagcacacattttctgatcCATTTTCTATAacgcttatcctgttgggggtcgcggggttgctggagcctatcccagctgtcattgggcgagagacagggtacaccctggactggtcaccagtcaatcacagggctgacatatagagacagacaaccaggcacactcacatccGCACCTACGGCCGAtttaaagtcaccagttaacctaatgagcatgtttttggtggtgggaggaagccggagagcCCAgggagaacccacgcatgcatggggagaacatgcaaacagaaagggccctgaccgggaagcgaaccaggcaACAGCGTTAACCCTTGCTCATCATGCAGCCCACCAGTGAAGAACAAACTGTAACAAATGGACACACTATCACATTAAAATATAGATATTCCCTGCCACAACAATGGTTGTAGTTTATTCCTTTTAGTGATTGCATCAGTATCATTTATTAAATGAAGACTGGCAGACAAGCAAGAGAATGATGTGTTGATTATTCCAATGAAATATATAGAGAGAACTCAGCAGACACATTTAAATCCAGTgcacacaaattaatttcttgtTTCATTAAAACCACAATTGGTGGGTTAATCACTTTGtatttaattaataaaactCAGACTTAATATGTTTTGACCCCATTTAGTAAGATTAATATTTAAATAccacaagaaaaagaaataacacaGTGTAATTATCTTAAACATAACACTTGACCTCAGACTGACCTTTATGTTAATAATAACTTTCAATTTGCAGAACTGTCTGGGATTTTCACTAGTGTTGTCTTCCTTATGATTCATGGCACACTCACATGCCGCAGTCCCTTTGACTCCTAATCCCCAAATACTACTGAAGTGACAAGAATCCAAGTCAAAACACTGAGGCAGGAGTGAAACCTGCCCTGAGGTGGTGCTTCAGGAATGTTTAGCAGCTACAGCAACATCAGACGTGTTTGTAGGATTGTTCGagataaatggggaaattaaaCTGAtaattcttctttttcttccatgTGGTCAGTGTTGGAGAACATGAGCGGTCAAGGCAGTACGGTGGGCGGCAAGTTCTCAGAGCTGAAGAGCATCATAGACAAAGTGAGGGACCAGAGCAGAGTGGGTGTGTGCCTGGATACCTGCCATGCCTTTGCAGCAGGTGAGTCAAACCTGAGAGaagtttttttattctgttcaaccaaaacaacaataatctgTGAAATCAGTGTCCAGCGATATTTCCTGCAaaggaaaacaaggaaaaaattgAGTGTATAACTTGCTTCACTGTCCTGGTTTTAAGCCTTAGAATATTAAACTGCCAATGGGACTGTGATCTTATCTTCATAATGATGTGATTCTTTTGAACAGTAGCTTTTTGTATCTTTGATACAAGTTCGTTTAGGTTTGTTCTTTTTACCAATTGCCCAGTTCTAACTTTAATCCTGAAGCCTGAGAGCTGAAAGCTCACTGACTAACCTGACTTCAGGCGTGCTGAGTGCAAGCGTGTGAGTCCTTGAGGGCTTGAGAtggcataaaaatgaagaatggGTCACAGTAGCAGGACATCACAAGTTGCCTGGAAACAAGATGCAGCATTAATTTATAAGAGGAAAAACATCCCATCTTGAGTGTATATCTCTATTTCTTCAGTTACGTTCTTAATATTTTATCAAACTATCAAAGCTAGTGAAGCAATTGACGTTTAATCATTGTAAATAATTTAGGGATATTTGAAGTGTTGTGCACTAAGCCAGCCTTTCTCAACAAGAGTGCCATGGCACCCTGGGGTCCTTTCAGAATGCCTTAAATGTAACTAAGAGCTATCATGACTATGAACATTAGCTTTCCCTGCACTAATAATCAAAATCGTCTCATATGCTCCTGAAATCAAATCGATGTAGGGGtcattaaggtttttttttcagtttgggcAGGTGTTCTTGGTGTGAGAAACACATTCAAGTGTGTGTTTTAAGGTCTACATGACAACAGAATTGAAATCCTTTTGAGCATACATTTAATATTGGTGATCTCAATCAATGTGTAGCTCAACTAGTACTTTTTTTTGGTCTACTAGTACACGACCAG
Protein-coding regions in this window:
- the si:ch211-141o9.10 gene encoding probable endonuclease 4 — translated: MGPKKRGARKRKNEEALEDDREEEDTNERGERRRKERGNKKYIGAHVGISGGIWNAVESCTDMGGSSFALFLGSQRSWKRPALDQTAASKFQEQCSLQGYDPAHILPHGSYLMNCGSPKEDVFEKSQALLVDELSRCSLLGLSLYNFHPGSSLGSITTEQCIDKIAGAINHAHQQTPAVVTVLENMSGQGSTVGGKFSELKSIIDKVRDQSRVGVCLDTCHAFAAGYDVSAEGGVKAMLDEFDQEVGLHYLRAIHLNDSKGKLGCNLDRHEDIGKGQIGLSAFRDIVNEPRLDNIPLILETPGRPGFEYAEQIELLYSLCEKK